One region of Sphaeramia orbicularis unplaced genomic scaffold, fSphaOr1.1, whole genome shotgun sequence genomic DNA includes:
- the LOC115416086 gene encoding collagen alpha-1(I) chain-like: MCRGPPVDQGSACGPGMHLWTRDAPVDQGHLWTRAPPADQGSACGPGPRLRTRAPPVDQGSACGPGPPVDQGHLWTRDAPVDQGSACGPGMHLWTRDAPVDQGSACGPGLRLWTRATCGPGPPVDQGCTCGPGLCLWTRDAPVDQGCTCGPGLRLWTRAPPVDQGSACGPGPPVDQGHLWTRDAPVDQGSACGPGMHLWTRAPPVDQGSACGPGPPVDQGHLWTRALPVDQGCTCGPGLCLWTRDAPVDQGSACGPGLRLWTRATCGPGMHLWTRALPVDQGSACGPGLRLWTRAPPVDQGSACGTWTQMCFIAVATTGPKEGPQATTGPKEGPQATTGPKEGPQATTGPKEGPQAKTGPPEGPQARTGPPEGPQAITRPPHGPQATTGPKEGPQAKTGPKEGPQAKTGPKEGPQAKTGPPEGPQAKTGPPHGPQATTGPKEGPQATTGPPEGPQAITRPPHGPQATTGPKEGPQAKTGPPEGPQAITRPPHGPQATTGPKEGPQAKPDLQRATTGPKEGPQAKTGPPEGPRARTGPPEGPQVITRPPHGPRAKTGPKEGPQAKTGPPEGSRATTGPPEGPQARTGPPEGPQAKTGPPEGPQAKTRPPHSPRAKTGSKEGPRAETRPPEGPQAKTGPPEGPQAKTRPPHSPQARTRPPEGPRARTRPKE; the protein is encoded by the exons ATGTGCAGGGGTCCGCCTGTGGACCAGGGCTCCGCCTGTGGACCAGGGATGCACCTGTGGACCAGGGATGCACCTGTGGACCAGGGCCACCTGTGGACCAGGGCTCCGCCTGCGGACCAGGGCTCCGCCTGCGGACCAGGGCCCCGCCTGCGGACCAGGGCTCCGCCTGTGGACCAGGGCTCCGCCTGTGGACCAGGGCCACCTGTGGACCAGGGCCACCTGTGGACCAGGGATGCACCTGTGGACCAGGGCTCTGCCTGTGGACCAGGGATGCACCTGTGGACCAGGGATGCACCTGTGGACCAGGGCTCCGCCTGTGGACCAGGGCTCCGCCTGTGGACCAGGGCCACCTGTGGACCAGGGCCACCGGTGGACCAGGGATGCACCTGTGGACCAGGGCTCTGCCTGTGGACCAGGGATGCACCTGTGGACCAGGGATGCACCTGTGGACCAGGGCTCCGCCTGTGGACCAGGGCTCCGCCTGTGGACCAGGGCTCCGCCTGTGGACCAGGGCCACCTGTGGACCAGGGCCACCTGTGGACCAGGGATGCACCTGTGGACCAGGGCTCTGCCTGTGGACCAGGGATGCACCTGTGGACCAGGGCTCCGCCTGTGGACCAGGGCTCCGCCTGTGGACCAGGGCCACCTGTGGACCAGGGCCACCTGTGGACCAGGGCTCTGCCTGTGGACCAGGGATGCACCTGTGGACCAGGGCTCTGCCTGTGGACCAGGGATGCACCTGTGGACCAGGGCTCCGCCTGTGGACCAGGGCTCCGCCTGTGGACCAGGGCCACCTGTGGACCAGGGATGCACCTGTGGACCAGGGCTCTGCCTGTGGACCAGGGCTCCGCCTGTGGACCAGGGCTCCGCCTGTGGACCAGGGCTCCGCCTGTGGACCAGGGCTCTGCCTGTGGGACATGGACACAGATGTGTTTCATTGCTGTT GCCACAACCGGACCTAAAGAAGGTCCACAGGCCACAACCGGACCTAAAGAAGGTCCACAGGCCACAACCGGACCTAAAGAAGGTCCACAGGCCACAACCGGACCTAAAGAAGgtccacaggccaaaaccggaCCTCCAGAGGGTCCACAGGCCAGAACCGGACCTCCAGAGGGTCCACAGGCCATAACCAGACCTCCACATGGTCCACAGGCCACAACCGGACCTAAAGAAGgtccacaggccaaaaccggaCCTAAAGAAGgtccacaggccaaaaccggaCCTAAAGAAGgtccacaggccaaaaccggaCCTCCAGAGGgtccacaggccaaaaccggaCCTCCACATGGTCCACAGGCCACAACCGGACCTAAAGAAGGTCCACAGGCCACAACCGGACCTCCAGAGGGTCCACAGGCCATAACCAGACCTCCACATGGTCCACAGGCCACAACCGGACCTAAAGAAGgtccacaggccaaaaccggaCCTCCAGAGGGTCCACAGGCCATAACCAGACCTCCACATGGTCCACAGGCCACAACTGGACCTAAAGAAGGTCCACAGGCCAAACCGGACCTCCAGAGG GCCACAACCGGACCTAAAGAAGgtccacaggccaaaaccggaCCTCCAGAGGGTCCACGGGCCAGAACCGGACCTCCAGAGGGTCCACAGGTCATAACCAGACCTCCACAtggtccacgggccaaaaccggacctAAAGAAGgtccacaggccaaaaccggaCCTCCAGAGGGTTCACGGGCCACAACTGGACCTCCAGAGGGTCCACAGGCCAGAACCGGACCTCCAGAGGgtccacaggccaaaaccggaCCTCCAGAGggtccacaggccaaaaccagacCTCCACACagtccac